The following are encoded together in the Equus quagga isolate Etosha38 chromosome 15, UCLA_HA_Equagga_1.0, whole genome shotgun sequence genome:
- the ZNF268 gene encoding zinc finger protein 268 isoform X7, whose protein sequence is MKGHQENEGKLERMAEGYECTAFGKLCFVGTNHVSSRQKLHNCGTHGKSLKYNIDFNVNYVGKTPNEFHPRRESFLCSEHEQTVIGIKYCESKESRETVNRKSPLICQQICMGGKPFKCSYCRKAFSSNSYLVVHQRTHVEEKPHECNGCGEDCSSKSYLMLHQRSHTGEKCHEGSECGKTFSFNSQLVIHQRIHTGENPYECCECGKVFSRKDQLVSHQRTHSGQKPYGCSECGKAFGLKSQLIIHQRIHTGEKPYECGECQKAFNTKSNLMVHQRTHTGEKPYGCSECGKAFTFKSQLTVHQGVHTGVKPYGCIQCGKAFSLKSQLIVHQRSHTGMKPYVCSECGKAFRSKSYLIIHVRTHTGEKLHECSECGKAFSFNSQLIIHQRIHTGESPYECHECGKAFSRKYQLISHQRTHAGEKPYECSDCGKTFGLKSQLVIHQRTHTGEKPFECSECSKAFNTKSNLIVHQRTHTGEKPYGCSECGKAFTFKSQLTVHQGVHTGVKPYGCNQCGKAFSLKSQLIVHQRSHTGVKPYGCSECGKAFRSKSYLLIHMRTHTGEKPHECNECGKSFSFNSQLIVHQRIHTGENPYDCSECGKAFNRKDQLISHQRTHAGEKPYGCSDCGKAFSSKSYLIIHMRTHSGAKPYECNKCGKAFIWKSLLIVHERTHAGENPYKCSQCEKSFSGKLRLIVHQRMHTREKPYECSECDKAFIRKSQLIVHQRTHSGEKPYGCNECGKTFSQKSILSAHQRTHTGEKPCKCTECGKAFCWKSQLIMHQRTHADEKHIDDLNVRNFLSKVSSQEIPANSYRREIL, encoded by the coding sequence ATGAAAGGGCATCAAGAAAATGAAGGCAAGCTGGAAAGGATGGCAGAAGGCTATGAATGTACTGCATTTGGAAAACTGTGTTTTGTTGGTACAAATCATGTTTCTTCAAGACAAAAGCTTCATAACTGTGGTACACATGGAAAGAGTTTGAAATATAATATAGATTTCAATGTTAATTATGTTGGAAAGACTCCTAATGAGTTTCATCCACGTAGGGAATCATTCCTCTGTTCTGAACATGAGCAAACTGTTATTGGAATAAAATACTGTGAAAGTAAAGAATCTAGGGAAACTGTCAACAGGAAGTCACCACTCATATGCCAACAGATATGTATGGGAGGAAAACCCTTCAAATGCAGTTACTGTCGGAAGGCTTTCAGCAGCAACTCATACCTTGTAGTGCATCAGCGAACTCACGTGGAGGAGAAACCCCACGAATGTAATGGATGTGGGGAAGACTGCAGCAGTAAGTCCTACCTCATGCTACATCAGAGAtctcatacaggagagaaatgCCATGAgggcagtgaatgtgggaaaactTTTAGTTTCAATTCACAACTTGTtatacatcagagaattcacacaggTGAGAATCCCTATGAATGCTGTGAATGTGGAAAAGTCTTTAGCAGGAAGGACCAGCTTGTTTCACACCAGAGAACTCATTCAGGACAGAAACCCTATGGgtgtagtgaatgtgggaaagcttttggTTTGAAATCACAGCTCATTATacatcaaagaattcatacaggagagaaaccctatgaatgtggTGAATGTCAGAAAGCCTTTAATACAAAGTCAAACCTTATGGTACATCAAAGAACCCACACAGGGGAGAAACCGTATGGTTGTagtgagtgtgggaaagccttcacttTCAAGTCACAGCTCACTGTACATCAGGGAGTTCACACAGGAGTAAAGCCCTATGGGTGCATtcagtgtgggaaagccttcagtctgAAGTCCCAGCTTATTGTACATCAGAGAAGTCACACAGGAATGAAACCTTATGTATGCAGTGAATGTGGCAAAGCTTTCAGGAGCAAGTCCTACCTCATTATACATGTGAGgactcatacaggagagaaactccatgaatgcagtgaatgtgggaaagccttcagtttCAATTCGCAACTCATTATACATCAGAGGATTCACACAGGAGAGAGCCCGTATGAATGccatgaatgtgggaaagccttcagtcgGAAATATCAGCTCATTTCACACCAGAGAACTCATGCAggggagaagccctatgaatgcaGTGACTGTGGAAAAACTTTTGGTTTGAAGTCACAGCTTGTTATACATCAGAgaactcatacaggagagaaaccctttgaatgcaGTGAATGTAGCAAAGCCTTTAATACAAAGTCAAATCTTATTGTACACCAGAggacacacacaggagagaaaccttatggTTGTagtgagtgtgggaaagccttcacttTCAAGTCACAGCTCACTGTACATCAGGGGGTTCACACAGGAGTAAAGCCCTATGGATGTAAtcagtgtgggaaagccttcagtctgAAGTCCCAGCTCATTGTACATCAGAGAAGTCACACAGGAGTGAAGCCCTATgggtgcagtgaatgtgggaaagccttcaggaGCAAGTCCTATCTCCTTATACACATGAgaactcatacaggagagaagCCACAtgaatgcaatgaatgtgggaaatccttcagTTTCAATTCACAACTCATCgtacatcagagaattcacacaggagaaaatccGTATGactgcagtgaatgtgggaaagcctttaatAGGAAAGATCAGCTCATTTCACATCAGAGAACTCATGCAGGGGAAAAACCTTATGGGTGCAGTGACTGCGGGAAAGCCTTTAGTAGCAAGTCATACCTCATTATACACATGAGAACTCATTCAGGAGCGAAGCCATATGAATGTAacaaatgtgggaaagccttcatttGGAAGTCTCTACTCATTGTACATGAACGAACTCATGCAGGGGAAAACCCTTATAAGTGCAGTCAATGTGAGAAATCCTTCAGTGGAAAATTACGGCTGATTGTACATCAGAGAATGCACACAAGAGAGAAACCGtatgaatgcagtgaatgtgATAAAGCCTTCATCAGGAAATCTCAGCTCATTGTACATCAGAGAACTCATTCAGGGGAGAAACCCTATGGATGTAATGAGTGTGGGAAAACCTTCTCTCAGAAATCAATTCTGAGTGCACATCAGAGgactcacacaggagagaaaccttgTAAATGCActgagtgtgggaaagccttttgTTGGAAGTCACAGCTCATTATGCATCAGAGAACTCATGCAGATGAGAAACATATTGatgatttaaatgtaagaaaCTTTCTCTCAAAAGTCAGTTCGCAGGAAATACCAGCTAACTCCTATAGAAGAGAaattctataa